In Silene latifolia isolate original U9 population chromosome 3, ASM4854445v1, whole genome shotgun sequence, a single window of DNA contains:
- the LOC141647765 gene encoding uncharacterized protein LOC141647765, which yields MGFETIINVNGYGNGFKNSDVNGNGGTYGYHEIQNGHSQLINGSSSKMSSSSSPIEHHVTKMDTLAGIAIRYGVEVADIKKMNGLVTDLQMYALKTLQIPLPGRHPPSHCLSNGRSSVGSDETPSRQMQSDVHESFQSLKLTPDRKLSPAMCSLRDYYGLNSRRNSSESYEMAVYNKGSTRHQENEAFSSSSASSTMNLPFSQHRRSRSVANGFKTEEDDLAINVDAIYRKYIGKLNTHTEKTEETRTPEKLLKEENGSGGWFSAMTGKGLALRTKAASRTNLASEGELGGANGFPNNLGDYIMGEGTSRVRKSSSTPSLQDQDGNGNLSIWKTSTWSLKPDLQALANPIFDGLPKPMSGRKSKAALD from the exons ATGGGATTTGAGACAATAATTAATGTGAATGGATATGGAAACGGTTTTAAAAATAGCGACGTTAACGGAAACGGAGGGACGTACGGTTATCACGAGATACAAAATGGTCATAGTCAGTTGATCAATGGCTCTTCTTCGAAGATGTCGTCATCCTCATCACCTATCGAGCATCATGTCACCAAGATGGATACTCTTGCCGGTATTGCCATCAGATACGGTGTCGAG GTTGCTGACATAAAGAAGATGAACGGCCTGGTAACAGATCTTCAAATGTATGCTCTCAAGACGCTTCAAATTCCACTTCCAGGAAGGCATCCCCCTTCGCATTGCTTATCCAATGGCCGCAGCTCTGTCGG CTCTGACGAAACTCCGTCTCGCCAAATGCAATCTGATGTTCATGAATCATTTCAATCACTGAAACTGACTCCAGATCGCAAgctctcacctgctatgtgctctTTACGGGACTACTATGGGCTCAATAGTCGTAGAAATTCTTCTGAAAGCTATGAAATGGCAGTTTACAACAAAGGATCTACGAGACACCAAGAAAATGAGGCATTTTCATCATCATCAGCTTCATCAACAATGAACCTTCCTTTCAGTCAACACCGGAGATCCAGAAGTGTGGCTAACGGCTTCAAAACTGAGGAAGATGATTTGGCTATTAATGTAGATGCAATTTATCGCAAGTATATTGGTAAACTAAATACTCATACTGAGAAAACAGAAGAGACTCGTACTCCTGAGAAATTGCTGAAAGAAGAAAATGGAAGTGGTGGTTGGTTTTCTGCAATGACAGGGAAGGGGTTAGCCCTCAGAACAAAAGCAGCAAGTCGTACTAACCTGGCTTCCGAAGGAGAATTAGGCGGTGCAAATGGGTTTCCGAATAACCTTGGGGATTACATAATGGGTGAAGGCACTTCTAGAGTGAGAAAATCCTCCAGTACTCCGAGTTTACAAGATCAAGACGGGAATGGTAATTTATCTATTTGGAAAACGTCCACGTGGTCACTCAAGCCCGATTTGCAGGCTCTTGCCAATCCAATTTTTGATGGCTTGCCGAAACCAATGTCTGGTCGAAAATCGAAAGCTGCCCTTGATTAA